One genomic region from Mycobacterium basiliense encodes:
- the aroQ gene encoding type II 3-dehydroquinate dehydratase, with protein sequence MSARTVNVINGPNLGRLGQREPGVYGSTTHAELAALIEREAVELGVKAVVRQSDSEAQLLEWIHLAADAGESVILNAGGLTHTSVALRDACAELSAPLIEVHISNVHAREEFRHHSYLSPVATGVIVGLGIQGYLLALRYLVTAGQS encoded by the coding sequence ATGAGTGCGCGGACGGTCAACGTGATTAATGGCCCAAACCTGGGCCGGCTGGGCCAGCGCGAGCCCGGTGTCTACGGCAGCACGACTCACGCCGAGCTGGCCGCTCTGATCGAGCGGGAAGCTGTCGAACTCGGAGTCAAAGCCGTTGTGCGGCAAAGTGATAGCGAAGCTCAGCTGCTGGAGTGGATTCATCTGGCCGCCGATGCGGGGGAGTCGGTGATCCTCAATGCCGGCGGATTGACGCACACGTCGGTCGCGTTGCGCGACGCATGCGCAGAACTGAGTGCGCCGCTGATCGAGGTGCATATCTCCAATGTGCATGCCCGCGAGGAATTCCGGCACCACTCCTACCTCAGTCCGGTTGCCACCGGGGTGATTGTTGGGCTGGGTATCCAGGGCTACTTGCTCGCGCTGCGGTATTTGGTGACCGCCGGCCAAAGCTGA